The window TCTGGCAAGAGACGAGACCTACTTGCCGTGACAATGTCCCCTGCTGTAGAAAAAACCCGCTCACTTGGCACAGATGTGCCTGGGACAGCCAGGTCACGTTGTGCCAACTTCGCCACATGGGGATACTTGTGTGCATTGCTCCTCCACCATGCGAGGGGATCTTCATCTACAGAGATGCAGCCAGCTTGCTTGTAGGATGTGACCTCTTCATTTATGACATCTGACAAAGGTTTTGCACTTGTTGTTGCCTCTGTTGTAAAAAAGTCTGCAAAAACTGTTGCCATGGCCGATTTtttggagggaggagaggtCTCTGGCGGGCCGGATTCTGCTCCTGAGGATGAAGTGCTTGCCTGGGCCTCAATGGCTTGTTGAGCCTAACAAGAATCAGACGATAGACATTTGGGAAATGTTAATGGCATGAAGCAGGTGACAGTAACAGTTACAGTAACTCCCACAGGGCAGTGGGAATATACATCTATTATATATCTATTATAATAgcaaaaaaaagattaaatgcaGTTTATAAATGATGAATAACATTTAAGCTAGGCCTATTTTATATGTACAGAACATCAGAATAGCCTACCTGCTTTTCGAGGTTCACAAGTTCTATTGTGAGGTCACCCCAGATTTTGTCAACACAGGCTTCATCTAGATGAGGCAGGGACTTGAACCTTGGGTCTAGTGCTGTGGCTCTGTGTAGATAGTCCTGAAGGCTAGGATCACTGTATCTGCTTTGGATATCCTTGCTGATGGCTGCCTTGGCGTCTTTGATGGCAGAACTGTCATCTGCACTTTGTTGTGCCATTGCTTTCAGCACCATGCGCTGCAGTGGCATGATCATTGAGACGGAGGGGGATGTTTCTGTACTCATGAGGGTGGTGACATTCTTCAGCGGTTTAAGCACTTCTATGAGGCCTTCTGCCAGCTTTGTCTCACCGTCATTCAACAGGATaatgtccttgtttttttttttcatgtctttgtcagtcaCGGCGGAATATATGGCCGCCTGTTGCTCCACATAGCGCTCCAACATGTCGTATGTCGAGTTCCAGCGAGTTTGCACGTCGTGAATTAACTTGTGATCTGGCAATGTCAGCAAGTCCTGTTTCGTTTTCAAGACGAATGCGGCAGTAGTGCTACGGTGGAAAAAAGTAACCACCTTTCTGACTCTCGCCAACAGTCGTGCGATTTGGGCATTGGATATTGCGCTTTTGGCTGCCAGGTTGACGGTGTGCGCAAAGCAGGAAATCTGTGGCCCAAGTCCCTCCGTCAAACCTACGGCATTCACAATGTTTTTGGCATTGTCCGTTGTAACAGGAATACTGCCGCTGCCCCTCTCCAACTTCcactcctccaccacctctctCAGCTTTTGGGACAGAAATTCGCTGGTATGGCTCTCGTATATCGGGCGCGTTTGTAACACGCAGCTTCTTAACTCCCACTGGGGCGTAATGTGATGGGCTGTCACTGTCAGGTAACTTTCCGTGGACCTGGAAGTCCATCCATCCGTCGTCAGCGCTACCTGGCATGCCTCCGATAGCTCTTTAACTATGTCCTGTCTTGTGTCTTCATATAAGTTTGGAATGACATTCGTGCCAAAGTATCTCCGAGTGGGTATGACATATCGCGGCTCCAACACCTTCACCATGTTTCTGAAGCCTTCACCTTCCATCACGCTATAGGGCTGCATGTCCTTCGCAATGAATAAACCAATGGCTTTTGAAATTGATTTGGCCTTGGCGGTGTCCGCAGCCAGAGGTTGTTTAAATGCCGCGCTGATGGTAAAGGGCTTTTTGGCAGgcgctcctctcctcccctccactaACACACTTGGGTGATATCTGCGCAAATGGCTGGCCATGTTCGAAGTGTTTCCATCAGCGTACGGAACATGCATTCTGCAATGCTTGCATATCGTGGCCGTTCGATCCACGCTTTTTTTGCCAGCATCATCATAAGTGACGCGGAATCCGAAATGGTCCCACACACCTGACTTAAATGACGATGGTGCATCCTCTATGTCCGGCCTAGGCGGCCCGCCTTCCTCACTTCCACTTGCCATGTTTGTACACGCCGCTCCTCCTTGCTTTGGTTGATAACCACGTGGTAACATACGGGCTACAATGCGCACGTCGAACGTCTGGTCACCAAAAAAACTTAAACCGTGGACACCGTACGGTCTACACATGCCCCGTGCCGTGAGAAGCAAACTGTACGGTTCGGTTTGCCCACATAAACCGTACCATGCctaatatacacatatatatacatatatatacacatacatatacacacacatatatatatatacacacacacacacacatatatatatacacacacacacacacatatatatacacacacacacacacatatatatacacacacacacacacatatatacacacacacacacatatatatatatatatatatatatatatatatatatatatatgtgtgtatatatacatagatatacatacatatgtatatatatatgtatatatatatatatatatatatatatatatatatatatatatatatacatacatatacacatatacatatacacatatacacatatatacatatatgtatatatatatgtatatgtatatacacacatatgtgtatatgtgtatatatatgtatatacacacacatgtgtatatatatatatatatatatatatacacagtatatatatatatatatatacagtatatatatacacacacagtatatatatatatatatatatatatatatacggtgtatatatatatatatatatatatatatatatacacacacagtatatatatatatatacacagtatatatatatatatatatatacacacagtatatatatatatatatatatatatatatacacaccgtatatatatatatatatatatatatatatatatatatatacacaccgtatatatatacatatatatatatatatatatatatatacatatatatatatatatatatatatatacatatatatatatatatatatacatatatatatatatatatatatacatatatatatatatatatatatacatatatatatatatatatatatatatatatatacatatatatatatatatgtatatatatatacatatatatatatatatgtatatatatatacatatatatatatatatgtatatatatatatatatatatatatatatgtatatatatatatatatatatatatatgtatatatatatatatatatatatatatatatatatatatatatatatatatatatatatatatatatatatatattcagatGTCCTTTCAGATGCCAACTGCTCTGCTCCAATGTTTTAAATGGCATGTAGTTGAAATTCTACAGAGGGTCTCTAGAGGCAGTACTGTTGTAGTGTTCAAGTCATGAAGAGGCAGAACcctattgtgtttgttttggtttattgattgattgattgattgatttttctaATGCTGTGGCTCAAATTGCAGTGAGCTGGAATTAAAGAGGAATGTGAAATTTGACTTGGCTGCCAAAGAAACATTAGCTCAATCAGACAGATGGTGGTGCTGTAGTAAAGGCCACAAATTGGGCACACAAGTCCAGCTCAATGTGCTCTATAAAAAGTTTCTTCAACAATAAAGGTGCGCTGATGGCATTTTTTCTTATTAGTATAAACTGAAAAAAGGGTGATAGTGTTGACTCCCATCAATAGCACTGCAGGACTGATATACACATTTCTATTATATATGTGTAAGATCTGTCAAAAAACATGGCCACCATCAACCAAAGAATGTTTCTAAGGGCAGGTCTTGGCAAGATATAGGCCATAACTTGAAGCGTTTCCCACAGGTTGAGGATTTACTTGTGGTGGTAATGGCAGGTGGTGCGGCATGTGATGGCGTGCTGTGTGACAGCATGGTGTGACAATACGGTGTTTGACTGTACCGTGTGTGATGGACAAGTTCAATGATAAGCAAACTAAGGTCTGACGTTTCTGAATAACTCTTTTTGGCCTATAAGGTGCTGGCCTTGCacagtttataatgtttatcCTACTGACTCAAAAAACCTGACCTACAGTCAAAACTGTCCTTCTGATTTGTCAGGAAATGATTATTCCTTTAACGTAGACAAAATATGAACATACAATGTATTATCATCATAACCtttacagaaaattaatttctgAGTAAAGTGAAACTGAATTGTTATTTTAACTTTACATTGTACAtacttttaaatgaaacaaaacagctgtGGACTTGTAATGTCCATTCATACTATAATGAGCACATGTATGTATAGGAAACACTGGGGGAGGTGGACTGTTATTTATTATATGAGTTGACTATTATGATTGAGTTCATGAATAAACCAACCCACCTAAAATTAAACAACTTTGACCATGAAGGTTCGCTGGTCTGTGTGCATTATGAAATGACAAGTGTACGTCTTGATTGTCTTGACGTATGCATGAGCATGATTAGGAGGCTAAAACAAAATCTCAAAGGAAAGACAAAACTTCCATTTCAGCTGAAATATTGTATTTGAATATTGTATTTGAAATAAATTTTCCTGTGACACAACCATAACTGCATAAACCACCTCTGCCCAGTCTTAGACAGGCTCTCGTGCATCATCTCTAGGGCTGTGGAATCTTCAACAAACACAAGACTTATTTTGTGCAACAACTGATGCCTAATGTCAGACAGTTATTACTAGGTTGAAatttctgctgcatttattGATTTTCCACAAAAATATCACATGTTGCACCAACCTAACAATCATTCAGCCCTTCTAAGCAAAACATCTGGCTAAAAAAGTAGGCTACTTCAGATTGACATTTGTTGCCCATGTCTTTGTATTGTGAGTATGATAGATTACTGGCTTCTATTCACAATTTAttagattttgtcttttttggggggggaaaTACTGCATTGCCATtcactggagagaaaaaaatgaaatgccaaCTGTTACTTTGGCTGAAGAGCTTCTTAAGTCACctgaacatgaaaaaagaacATACTCTAATTAACAATATCTACAAGAAACTTCATGCTCTGTTTGGAAATTAAGTTGCCAAATAAACTTCAATATAGTCAACCCAGTTTGGTAatgaaacacagtttgaatttgACAGTGAACAAAGGTGCAGCTATGTATCATATTGGTCACTGCAGCTTCATTGAGAACCACTCGTCCAAACTACTTCAGACTCCACACTGATTGCAACGACATGATGTCTCAGTGAAGTTTATGTTTGACctttttggatataaaatgtcatcacttcatcattttatacTAAAACATCTGTGTAagattttgttgttattgtcataTGAAATGTTAAggaatggccaaaaatgtgtttcttgtctCTTCAACCTTTGCGCTTTACCCACTAAAAACAATCCATCCTTAAGTCACAGTGGACATTcgtgccaaatttgaagaaattccctcaaagTTAGGGAGCGTTCAGAAGGTGACAGGTACCTGCCACAGGGATGCAGAAGGAGCAGCGAGGGCAGCGCACTGTGTCCTGTATTCCCGGGAGAGGAAGGACGTTCCCACATTCTGGGCAGAAGTTGGGATCACCACCAAAACACGACATCTCTGTTTGAAGAAAAGGAACATCATGCATCAGCATTGTGCGTCAGGGAAGATAACGTTAGGTTCACAGAAATCTTCAATGACACAGTCACtgtttaaaaagacaaactCTGGCTCTGTTGTTTTCTACAATGTACATTAGAATAATTTCCATATGAGCAATCATTTAAACTTTGTAACTGTTGTGTAGTGTTAGTCTTTGTTTGAAACATCTGCCCAGTTAAAAGGCATCAGGTCTAACAGTACAGTATTGTGTTTGGAGTTTTTGCTGGGGCGAAACTTTTGTTTCCATTCATGAATTATGTTATTCTAAGTCAAATATCAGGACATACCTTACAGAAGTTAAATATTAACGCGACATTTCGTATCCATACGAATTTATAGCACAACATTAGCACAGTATCTGAGGGAGCAAGTCACATAAACACGTGAGAATAAATTAGCCAAATCTACAACCGGTAGCTTGCATTATACTTTAGCCATCAAACATAGTTCAGAATGGGGTTTTAGTGAATTACCTGTTGAAAGCGTAAATGTTGCTACCCACAAATAAAACGCAGTTTTCAGTAAAAGGATTAATGTTATTGTAAGTTACGCATCCGCATAGTAATCTGCATGCTTACTtctacacacactacacacttcCGGGTGGGTCCTTCGATCTGTCGGTCGCATGCTCTGACGTCATTGTGTACGCTAACGTCAGCGCCTACTTTGCACAGACGTTGTGGTGCATTTATACCTCTCACAGTTCAGGTATGTTGcggtgacaaaaagctgcagtcaagtcggacagtttccagccgccgtcaaagaaaatacaggaagtcacagaaatatttacagcCTGTTAAAGCcatctgtaggctacctgtagtttgcaTAACATAGCTATCCGAACGTgcgaaatatatatatttgtaattatatacagtaggctatatatgtgtgtatctggcattgtattctatcctttgttctttttgtctgccttgtaaaGCACTGATTGCTCGTTTAAGTGTTATGTcaataacctttattattattattattatattattaatattattattattatcatcatcaaccacacaaaatatgtttgttaacagattaaaccttcattgcacaacatgagattcatataatctagcattaaatataacaattacacagaaaattaggattttcgacaaaacgtagtgtttgtagtcctaagtaagagccaatcagctctttgatcaggcgacagccaggcgtttcccatcatgccctgagGTCTTGCAGTCGGTGGAGAGCAACTGCGGCA is drawn from Pagrus major chromosome 3, Pma_NU_1.0 and contains these coding sequences:
- the LOC140993810 gene encoding E3 SUMO-protein ligase ZBED1-like encodes the protein MCRPYGVHGLSFFGDQTFDVRIVARMLPRGYQPKQGGAACTNMASGSEEGGPPRPDIEDAPSSFKSGVWDHFGFRVTYDDAGKKSVDRTATICKHCRMHVPYADGNTSNMASHLRRYHPSVLVEGRRGAPAKKPFTISAAFKQPLAADTAKAKSISKAIGLFIAKDMQPYSVMEGEGFRNMVKVLEPRYVIPTRRYFGTNVIPNLYEDTRQDIVKELSEACQVALTTDGWTSRSTESYLTVTAHHITPQWELRSCVLQTRPIYESHTSEFLSQKLREVVEEWKLERGSGSIPVTTDNAKNIVNAVGLTEGLGPQISCFAHTVNLAAKSAISNAQIARLLARVRKVVTFFHRSTTAAFVLKTKQDLLTLPDHKLIHDVQTRWNSTYDMLERYVEQQAAIYSAVTDKDMKKKNKDIILLNDGETKLAEGLIEVLKPLKNVTTLMSTETSPSVSMIMPLQRMVLKAMAQQSADDSSAIKDAKAAISKDIQSRYSDPSLQDYLHRATALDPRFKSLPHLDEACVDKIWGDLTIELVNLEKQAQQAIEAQASTSSSGAESGPPETSPPSKKSAMATVFADFFTTEATTSAKPLSDVINEEVTSYKQAGCISVDEDPLAWWRSNAHKYPHVAKLAQRDLAVPGTSVPSERVFSTAGDIVTASRSRLLPENVDKLIFLQKNMRIK